AGCTAAAAGTTTTTCTACCATTTTTGACAgttaaacagtaaatgggaactactTGCATGTACGACCTGAaattgtgagtggggaacttaAGAAAcatcaaaccacacacacacactgtaggaATAGTCCACggaatcattcaagccaatcatttggatttgtcccTTTACTACATCGTACCTCATTGCAATTAAGAAAATCTCTTTTCAGAATGTGCTTGTTGCTTTAACGCTAGCAGGTGTTACAGAAATCAGGGCTCCatgtcacacacatgcatagagAACTAATGGTCGTTGTCACTTTGTCACTCACTACTGTGAATTTAGTAATGCAGGGTTTCTCACCTATAGCTCTAGGGACCTACTGGGATTCCTAAATTCCAGTGCAAGCGATCCAGCTTGTCAGTTAAATATTAACCCTCTCATGAGATTTTACTATGCAGAGCAGTGGGTTCCCCAGACTGGATTTAAGAACCCCTGGAGCAGTTTATACAAAAAACACATGACACACTAAGTCTTATAATTTGTGTGtgccattttaatgtttttttttttaaagttttttgtaTAAAGTGCTCCAGGGGTTCTTAAATCCAGTCTGGGGAagtaatcacagctgtgccaaTATGTTTTAATACAACGGTTCTATAAACTAGAAATGAATATCGtgtaagtgacatttcggacacagtatggccaaatgttctgtttatttttgctccgctagcagaaacagatcccgaagaagccacactcactttatagcgcACGGCTAGATgcctagttagctaacattgtTATGTACATCCCTGTTAAAGATGCTTCCGGTAAAATTGGTGtccctttttccttttcatcttcatctgacgggttttcatattttaagtcagaacttctattcctgaaaagtatcgtttgccatgtccactgatgacttcgctaacactactgtagtaaccgtttccaactaggaagtggaattttacgtggtGAACCCAGACGAGTGAagggatacacacagtgaaacaactcagtgtggttataggaaatataagcactcttggaacaccacTCAACCAATCAAATGAGTGGACCAAACTAACTGTtgtatgaatatttataaaacacTCAGAATTTCTATTGCAGGACTGGTTTCCTGGGACCCCGGGGAATGCGGGTGTACCTGTTTCTGCGAGGTTTCCTCGGTTCCATCGCTATGATCCTGCTGTACTACGCCGTGCTCCAGATGCCCCTGGCTGATGCCACCGTCATTACATTCAGCAACCCTGTCTTCACATCCTTGCTGGCTTGGATCTTCCTCAAGGAGCGCTGCACTATATGGGATGTGATATTCACCATCTTCACCCTCACCGGTGTTATCCTAATAGCGAGGCCGCCCTTTCTCTTCGGGGGCGAGATCTCTGGCATTGAGGGCAACTACGACAACCACATAAAGGGCGCCGTAGCTGCCTTCTCAAGCGCCGTTGCGGTAGCATGCACGATTGTCATCTTGAGAAAGATGGGCAAGAATGTGCATTACTACCTCTCTGTGTGGTATTACGCTGTCCTGGGTTTCTGTGAGTGTATCGCGGTGATGTTCATCATAGATGAGTGGGCAATACCATCATGCGGCTGGGACAGGTGGAGCCTGGTGGCCATTGGGATCCTGGGCATCGGTGGCCAGATATTCCTTACCAAAGCACTGCAGGTCGAGAAGGCCGGCCCTGTGGCACTCATGAGGACCACGGACGTGGTGTTGGCCTTCATACTGCAATTCCTCTTCCTTAATCTCAAGCCGACGTGGTGGAGCGTCACTGGAGCATTGTGCGTGATTAGCAGCACCACCGGAGTGGCGATCAGAAAGTGGTACAGCAGTACTAGACATACagctgagtaaaaaaaaagccttagtACACAGAGTTGACATTACATACACTTTTCTAGTACTTAATTTCCTGGCAACAAAAGTGTATTTTCCATACACGCTGAGTTTATTAGTCCGTTTATTAGGTGCTCCTAGGTATACACAACTCTGTATAATGTCCTACTCTGACCGAGTAAtctaaaaaagatttttgtagATGAGATATTATGCATCAGTTTGTTTGGTAATTGTTATACCAAAGATCCTGGATTTTATCTACATTTTGAAAAtgactttacattttatatattactataGAATTTGCTACTATAACTTTTATACATCGTTACGGCATCTTTATCATGTTTATCAACTTTAATTAACTTTCTATTTAGGTATacttatgtatatttatttttctaaattaagCAAGAATGAGATCCTGTATttatagaaatgtattattattattattatagactGCTGGACAGAAAATTATTCTGAAAGAGAGTGCTTCTGCACTCGACCACTGAGgcagcaatattttttttttttttagaggcttaatttaaaaaaagtgccaTGAAATGTCATGGACACACCTGCTGTATTTTATTAGTAATAAACAGTTTTAATTGAGCAAATATGATATTATAACTTTGATTGAGTTTGACTGAATGTTATAAAGCACTTCTCTGAAAATTATAAACCTTGACTTAAACTTTGTTCCAGTGTAGTCTAGGACATTTTACTGCACAAACATTAACAAGATAAATATtgatttatgcttttatttattaatttgtttaagCATATTGCACACTTATTGCACAAGACtaaaataatgcactttgcTTGATTGTTCATACGACATATTTTTGCCCAATTTGACAGTTTGCTCCAATTAAGAACATTTTAACCTTTTCTTATGGATTCATTTGATGTAAGAACGCTTCATGTTTGTATAACATGGAAGTACTTGGCACTGACTATGTCAGGGTAATCAAAAGCACTCACTGAATGAGTAGCGTAATTCATCTGTTGCCTTAAAACTTTGCCATGATGCAATATCTGTTCAAATCCATCCATACAATATTCCATCCATTCATGTCATTTATTTGACTTTGAGTTGACAGTTTAAATAAAGTCTGCTGTATTgtttatatacatgtgtgtgttttttcattctTCACTATTACTAAATGTTAACTAATCAGTTGTTTTACACTTATAGCAACTGTACTATATTCACAAAACAACATTATTAACCGATATTAAAAAAGGTCCTAAATTGTAGACGTCTAAGATAACCAGCCTTGATTGGTTTAGTTTAACAGAAACCGAAGGCATAACATAGAGCATGTTGTATGTTTTAGTCACATGTACAACTGTCTTTGGTTAAAATGATGTGGTATTAACATGCTGGCTGATacacatatttataccacagcactgtttaattctcaaatgTGATTCATTTGCTATAACAGTACAGCtagacagtagtgccagctgcaagacTGATAtcaatgcactctttctaatatgttaccaTTTTTATGGGGACTTCTGTGAGGAGATAAGGATGGATGTTGCACAACAGTAAGTGTAACTTTAAAcagatgtgttgttctttaacaaataaagaaattagttttggcaaattgctgtggtataagaggaacaaaacactatgggatgtggtgttataggaaaataatcaacttcagggtggtaagagtaagTATGCTTTGCATTGgcctgcatcacaccaccatgccgtttattattttcctataacaacatggcctgtcatgttttattccttggttattaatttgacaaaatttTATCCAAAGCAGCTTACAAGTGAGGCaaaatccaatccaagcacagGACCTTTAACAGCCATCAGTGATGTCGAGGCTGTGTTGAGGTGTGGAGCTGGAGCAGgagaaaaaacaggaaacagcaaGTTGCAAGTGAAATCGATGTAGTGAACAGGAGTCTGCAGTCCATTCTGAAGTGTACTCTACTGCCTCCGAAGGTTCCACCCTTCACAGTGAGAACTCTAAAGGGTCTCCTCTACAGGGATTGAAATTACCAGCCATTTGGAACGTACTTGAGCGTCATTTTAGAAGGCACAATCTCTGATAATGATGTAAACGAGAACAAGTACTACAATTTAATAATGTACAAGTGGAATGAGCAACAAAAACTTACCCAAGCTGCCAccagtttaatttaaaagccacttttcacaaatgtaaatgcacAAGCTCTAGACTTTTACCTTAGGTagcgattaaaaaaaaaaaaaaacattaaagctACATGTAGTCTTTACTTACACTTTAATAGAACCAAATATTACATAAGGATGGTTTTAATTAACCCTTTGATGTAAATGCTTTTCATTCACTTCAGGGTGGTGATGAGAAGCTTGGATAGTTTCTTGTGTGTAAGCGCACTAATGCCTGAGACCTTCCAACAGTCACAAAGATAACAGGGTATGTGAGGATGAACAAAAGACTACAGGTTGGTGTGGGAGGGCAGTAAAAGGTAAAGATCATAGCTTGAAGCTATGTCGTGTGTTAAGGACTTTAGAAAGTAAAAGTGAAGGAAAATACAGTACGTTTTAATCAGCACCACCATCATGGTGAGACTACTAAGGAAACTGGCCCAGGCCCAGGCCATGTCGAGGCATAGAAGTTCCGCTGACATGTGGTATAGACATATTTTATCAGATCACTGTGGTCAAAAACATGGGTCATGGCCTAGCCTGGCAGGCCTGATTACAAGGGGTGTGGTATGATATCCTGAAACTTTGGTGTCTCCATATTTTATGCTATACGgtgaagtttttaaaaatgaccatAGGGAGACAAAGATGGCAGTAATAAACTATTAGCCTAGTAAAAAAAGCCAGTTTTTTaccattaaaatgaatgaattgctGTTACATAAAAATAGACTCATAACATAGTGGACTTGCAATAAAATGTGTCCATTTTTAAGAAACAAAactattttctgtttctttttccaaGGGAATTTTGTCTACATTACATGTAATGTAACAATGTTGGAAAAAATCTGCCTCAAATCATTGCTGATGACTTTATTAACTTCTGTGACCTACATTTCATTTGAGACTGCTTACATCCTGTACCTCTACTGTCCCTTCTACCTCTAGGTCATCTATATACTGTCTTCAGTACAGaggttatagaagagaaatgatttataatcgcactatccggtgtcacccagatgacgatgggttcccttttgagtctggttcctctcaaggtttcttcgtcatgtcgtctcagggagtttttcctggCCACGGTCGACTttggctttctcattaggggtaaatttatattcagaatatatatatttctgtaaagctgctttgtgacaatgtccattgttgaaagtgctatacaaaaaatatgtttatagatGGACCactgtgtgaagagttttgcacaaaaataaatgtgctctgtaaaatgttttgaacTTTGAGGCCATGGCTTGAGCAAAAGACAGGTTTGGTTATTGAGAATTAGGTTTTCAGTGTGGAGAATAAACTGCAATAAGCCAAAAGTGGTATTCCAGTAGGGGGCAGAAGATGCCTGTGAATAGAAGAAATATTGCCTtgtttggtttgatttaatCTTAAATCTAATTCAAATGCTTATGCACCATTTCTGTACTGTAACAAAACCTATTAATGAGATTAGACGGCTCATGAAATTGCAAAATGTTGTGTAATGATTTCCTCCTATTAGATTATACATTGTTAATCAAATGTAACATCTAGCAGCATATTCAGCAGAAATAGGGAATTTTACTTTACGGCCTTCTCCACACTTTATATTAAAGTCTTTCACAATCAATGAGATATTCTCACTTGAGATATAAcaccaaaatgaaaacattggGATAAACATAGTTTCTCCTCTGGACCTGTAATGagcaacctttttttaaaatgattttgttcATTCGTTGATTCATTTTacatactatttttatttaatagtatTTATGTTTGCATACTGTGTACTTTTAGTCATTTCCTTTGCCTGTTATTCTGTCATTATTTTTGTCCATTATTGTTCAAGGCATTAACTGTTCTTTCAGAAGCCTTTCTATATAACTTCTGATAGTAAATGTCACTGTTGCATCTGAATCACAACTGTAAACTGAC
The sequence above is a segment of the Pangasianodon hypophthalmus isolate fPanHyp1 chromosome 12, fPanHyp1.pri, whole genome shotgun sequence genome. Coding sequences within it:
- the slc35g1 gene encoding solute carrier family 35 member G1; translation: MDDLRSRNGTEGNEDDGGHTVVSVVPYRDEDAAFPKVAGDEEEEEEEEDRESRLRGSFRLHEEGDGGTGGMSQKNSRKCAECLCFKPGHEPEDDTESRAALPREKKACSGLGLIYTLLASVFFSVAALLVKKLDGIHAVEISAIRCFFQMLFVIPAMIYHKTGFLGPRGMRVYLFLRGFLGSIAMILLYYAVLQMPLADATVITFSNPVFTSLLAWIFLKERCTIWDVIFTIFTLTGVILIARPPFLFGGEISGIEGNYDNHIKGAVAAFSSAVAVACTIVILRKMGKNVHYYLSVWYYAVLGFCECIAVMFIIDEWAIPSCGWDRWSLVAIGILGIGGQIFLTKALQVEKAGPVALMRTTDVVLAFILQFLFLNLKPTWWSVTGALCVISSTTGVAIRKWYSSTRHTAE